From the Halalkalicoccus sp. CGA53 genome, one window contains:
- a CDS encoding FkbM family methyltransferase: MRPGEVADRVRTGGRAALSGAYYRVQALNYRYELLAPKKRAGTSAYRSYDLADSHGDDPLLTALLSRIAAGEVVVDVGANTGGYALAVATVEPSARVIAIEPDPAIVDRLRRNVALNEVGDRVSVLPVAAGAEAGERSFYRSTYPQLGSLDRFNAERWGARIAEVVSVPVEPLDALLAAGRIAPPDHLKVDVEGTGHEVLAGASGVLDDHRPIVYVEPHASGPDETDGGGVPATRMRTLLDEREYRVRSVGDGLLCTPRSERR; this comes from the coding sequence ATGCGCCCCGGAGAGGTGGCCGACCGCGTTCGCACGGGCGGTCGAGCGGCGCTCTCCGGGGCCTACTACCGCGTCCAGGCGCTGAACTACCGCTACGAACTCCTCGCGCCGAAGAAACGTGCCGGAACGTCGGCGTACCGGAGCTACGACCTCGCGGACTCGCACGGCGACGACCCCCTGTTGACCGCGCTCCTCTCGCGGATCGCAGCCGGGGAGGTCGTCGTGGACGTGGGTGCGAACACCGGTGGGTACGCGCTCGCGGTCGCCACGGTCGAACCCTCCGCGCGGGTGATCGCGATCGAACCCGATCCGGCGATCGTGGACCGGCTCCGCCGGAACGTCGCGCTGAACGAGGTCGGAGATCGGGTGAGCGTCCTCCCGGTCGCTGCGGGTGCCGAGGCGGGCGAGAGGTCGTTCTACCGATCGACGTACCCCCAGCTCGGTTCGCTCGACCGGTTCAACGCCGAGCGGTGGGGTGCACGGATCGCGGAGGTCGTCTCGGTCCCGGTCGAACCGCTGGACGCGCTCCTCGCGGCCGGCCGCATCGCCCCGCCCGATCACCTGAAGGTCGACGTTGAAGGGACCGGTCACGAGGTGCTCGCCGGGGCGAGCGGAGTCCTCGACGACCACCGTCCGATCGTCTACGTCGAGCCGCACGCCTCCGGTCCGGACGAGACCGACGGAGGCGGTGTGCCCGCGACCCGGATGCGGACGCTCCTCGACGAGCGCGAGTACCGGGTCCGGTCGGTCGGCGACG